The Shinella zoogloeoides genome includes a region encoding these proteins:
- a CDS encoding MurR/RpiR family transcriptional regulator, whose product MEQPKDMAALKLQITNCAIRLPAQCERIARIVFQRPEIVAFGTARSIAQTFTVSPSTIMRLIRALGFARFRDFRALFQDHLRSASAAGQRMEASTLDRVRAAP is encoded by the coding sequence ATGGAACAGCCAAAGGACATGGCCGCGCTAAAGCTGCAGATCACCAATTGCGCCATTCGCCTTCCCGCACAATGCGAGCGCATCGCTCGCATTGTTTTCCAGCGGCCCGAGATCGTCGCATTCGGCACGGCGAGATCCATCGCACAGACCTTTACGGTGTCGCCGTCGACAATCATGCGATTGATACGCGCACTTGGTTTTGCTCGTTTTCGTGACTTTCGAGCGCTGTTTCAGGACCATTTGCGAAGTGCCTCGGCAGCAGGCCAGCGCATGGAAGCATCAACTCTCGATAGGGTAAGAGCGGCCCCTTGA
- a CDS encoding Gfo/Idh/MocA family oxidoreductase, protein MPKTSPVSVGLIGAGRIGSFHGETVARRLVDADLVAIADPAPDAAAKLAKNLEVDAAYTDIADLLAHPGLEAVIIATPARFHTNVLVQAAEAGKAIFCEKPMALTLDEADRATAAAKAAGVPLQVGFNRRWDQAFAEGRTAIDAGKIGTPQLIRSLTRDPGPFGADPEKIPLWTIFYETLIHDFDTLLWLNPGARPVEVYAAADALVRPDSRDKGFLDTAVVTIRFDNGSVAVAEANFSALYGYDIRGEVFGSAGMVTMGDVRRSSMTLFDANGVSNDTWRRDTDHFIHGYTAQLASFVRSVRGEGVAHAPTGADARNALAIALACIDSVKTKSAVSMLS, encoded by the coding sequence ATGCCCAAGACCAGCCCCGTTTCCGTCGGCCTGATCGGCGCCGGTCGCATCGGTTCCTTCCACGGCGAAACTGTTGCGCGTCGCCTTGTCGACGCCGACCTCGTCGCCATCGCAGACCCTGCGCCGGACGCAGCCGCGAAACTCGCTAAAAACCTCGAAGTGGACGCCGCCTACACCGATATTGCCGACCTTCTCGCCCATCCCGGCCTGGAAGCCGTGATCATCGCGACGCCCGCGCGCTTCCACACCAACGTGCTCGTACAGGCAGCCGAAGCCGGCAAGGCGATCTTCTGCGAGAAACCCATGGCTCTTACCCTCGATGAAGCCGACAGGGCCACTGCCGCGGCGAAGGCAGCCGGCGTACCGCTTCAAGTCGGCTTCAATCGCCGCTGGGACCAGGCTTTTGCCGAGGGCCGTACTGCTATCGACGCGGGCAAGATCGGCACGCCACAATTGATCCGCTCGCTGACGCGCGACCCCGGCCCCTTCGGCGCCGATCCGGAGAAGATCCCACTCTGGACGATCTTCTACGAGACCCTGATCCATGACTTCGACACATTGCTCTGGCTGAACCCCGGCGCGCGGCCGGTCGAGGTTTACGCCGCGGCCGATGCTCTGGTTCGCCCGGATTCCCGCGACAAAGGCTTTCTCGACACCGCGGTCGTCACCATTCGCTTCGACAATGGATCGGTCGCCGTCGCAGAAGCCAATTTCTCCGCCCTCTATGGCTATGACATTCGTGGCGAGGTTTTCGGTTCCGCCGGCATGGTGACGATGGGTGACGTCCGCCGCTCCAGCATGACGCTCTTCGACGCCAATGGTGTTTCGAACGACACGTGGCGCCGCGACACCGACCATTTCATTCACGGCTACACGGCCCAGCTCGCCTCTTTCGTCCGATCCGTCCGTGGCGAAGGCGTCGCACACGCGCCCACCGGCGCCGACGCCCGCAATGCCCTGGCAATTGCCTTGGCCTGCATCGATTCGGTCAAAACAAAGTCCGCCGTTTCAATGCTTTCGTAA
- a CDS encoding shikimate dehydrogenase, giving the protein MPGRDLTAITGKTRVLGILADPIGHVKAPPGINAIAIRRERDAVMVPFQVAPEHLAAFATSLRTLKSFDGGIVTVPHKGAMADICDEITPRARMMGAVNVIRREDDGRLVGDMLDGAGFVAGLASEGISVKGRRVYLVGAGGAASAIAFAMIEAGVSHLTLANRTSAKAQDLCDRIRGHAPDVSVSVGTADPAGHDIVINGTSLGMKPGDPLPLDGAGLAPGMVVAEVVMEPEITPLLAAARDAGCRIHLGKPMLEQQLELMASFFKL; this is encoded by the coding sequence ATGCCGGGCCGCGACCTCACCGCCATCACCGGCAAGACCCGCGTCCTCGGCATCCTTGCCGATCCGATCGGCCATGTGAAGGCGCCGCCCGGCATCAATGCCATCGCTATCCGGCGCGAGCGGGATGCGGTCATGGTGCCGTTCCAGGTCGCGCCGGAGCACCTCGCGGCCTTCGCCACCTCGCTACGCACGCTGAAGAGCTTCGACGGCGGCATCGTTACGGTGCCGCACAAAGGCGCGATGGCGGATATCTGCGACGAGATCACCCCGCGCGCCCGGATGATGGGCGCGGTCAACGTCATCCGTCGCGAGGATGACGGCCGGCTCGTCGGCGACATGCTGGACGGGGCGGGCTTCGTCGCTGGGCTTGCGTCCGAGGGTATCTCCGTTAAAGGCAGGCGGGTCTATCTCGTCGGCGCCGGCGGGGCGGCGAGCGCCATCGCCTTCGCCATGATCGAGGCGGGCGTTTCCCACCTGACGCTGGCGAACCGCACGTCGGCCAAGGCGCAGGATCTCTGCGACCGAATTCGCGGCCATGCGCCCGACGTCTCCGTCAGCGTCGGCACGGCCGACCCGGCGGGCCATGACATCGTGATTAACGGCACTTCCCTCGGCATGAAGCCCGGTGATCCGCTGCCGCTTGACGGAGCGGGCCTTGCGCCCGGAATGGTCGTCGCCGAGGTCGTCATGGAGCCGGAGATCACCCCCCTGCTGGCCGCCGCCCGCGACGCGGGCTGCCGCATCCATCTCGGCAAGCCGATGCTGGAACAGCAGCTCGAACTGATGGCGAGCTTCTTCAAGCTTTGA
- a CDS encoding dihydrodipicolinate synthase family protein, producing MTADAMPYRGLFPVAPTPFHDNGDIDLEGQRRVLDCMIDQGVDGICLLANYSEQFLLTDEERRILTEDSLAHVAGRVPVMVTCSHFSTRIAAERGAHARKHGASLLMMMPPYHGAGALRVDEEAIFDHFARVQDAAGIPIMVQDAPLSGVHLSVPFLVRLARELPLVRYFKIEVPGTAAKLRALIAAGGAVIEGPFDGEEAITLMADLDAGATGVMSSALLPDLIRPVIEHHVAGRRDLAAAAYQRILPLINYENRQCGLRAAKIVMAEGGVIGSDAVRHPLEPVHPAMREGLLELAREVNPLALTWGK from the coding sequence ATGACCGCCGACGCTATGCCCTATCGCGGATTGTTCCCCGTTGCACCGACGCCTTTCCATGACAATGGCGATATCGACCTGGAGGGTCAGCGCCGCGTGCTCGATTGCATGATCGACCAGGGCGTGGACGGCATCTGCCTGCTTGCCAACTATTCCGAACAATTCCTCTTGACCGACGAGGAGCGCCGCATCCTCACCGAGGACAGTCTTGCCCATGTCGCCGGTCGCGTGCCGGTCATGGTGACGTGCAGCCACTTTTCCACGCGCATCGCCGCCGAGCGTGGCGCCCATGCGCGAAAGCACGGCGCGAGCCTCCTGATGATGATGCCGCCCTATCATGGCGCGGGCGCGCTGCGCGTCGACGAGGAGGCGATCTTCGATCATTTCGCCCGCGTGCAGGACGCCGCCGGCATTCCGATCATGGTGCAGGATGCACCGCTCAGCGGCGTACACCTGTCCGTGCCCTTCCTTGTGCGGCTGGCGCGCGAACTGCCACTGGTGCGCTATTTCAAGATCGAGGTGCCAGGCACCGCTGCCAAGCTGCGCGCACTGATCGCCGCCGGCGGCGCGGTGATCGAGGGGCCGTTCGACGGTGAGGAGGCGATCACGCTGATGGCCGACCTCGATGCTGGTGCGACGGGCGTTATGTCGAGCGCGCTGCTGCCCGATCTCATCCGACCGGTGATTGAGCATCACGTTGCCGGTCGGCGCGATCTCGCCGCCGCCGCGTACCAGCGCATCCTGCCGCTTATCAACTACGAGAACCGCCAGTGCGGTCTTCGTGCCGCCAAGATCGTCATGGCAGAGGGCGGCGTGATCGGCTCGGATGCCGTGCGCCATCCACTGGAGCCGGTCCATCCGGCTATGCGCGAAGGGCTGCTGGAGCTGGCGCGCGAAGTGAACCCGCTCGCGCTCACCTGGGGCAAGTAA
- a CDS encoding transporter substrate-binding domain-containing protein: protein MLKLKLAATAASLVIGLAFGVTAAGAADVPAAIKERGKVIVAIDVSHPPYGMLDSEAKETGSDVETAKLLAEDMGVPLEIVPVSGANRVPSLISRKVDMVIASFSITAERKKVIDYSKPYGVIPVVVSASKDTAIKAPADLAGKSLAVARGTTADIELTRIIKDNGVDANIVRYEDEATTNTAVATGQQNILAAALSTANEVAEQNPALNLEVKLDMAAYPMAVGLRKGDDELKAWVDEWVAKNLENGKLNAIYEKYFHQSLPKTIPEE from the coding sequence ATGTTGAAACTCAAACTGGCCGCAACGGCCGCAAGCCTCGTGATCGGCCTTGCCTTCGGCGTCACCGCCGCCGGCGCGGCCGATGTGCCCGCCGCCATCAAGGAACGCGGCAAAGTGATCGTCGCCATTGACGTCAGCCACCCGCCCTACGGCATGCTGGATTCAGAGGCGAAGGAAACCGGCTCGGACGTCGAGACAGCCAAGCTGCTCGCCGAAGACATGGGCGTCCCGCTGGAGATCGTCCCGGTTTCCGGTGCCAACCGGGTACCCTCGCTGATCAGCCGCAAGGTAGACATGGTGATCGCCTCGTTCTCGATCACCGCTGAGCGCAAGAAAGTCATTGATTATTCCAAGCCCTACGGCGTCATTCCGGTCGTCGTCTCGGCCTCCAAGGACACAGCCATCAAGGCGCCGGCCGATCTGGCCGGCAAGTCGCTCGCCGTGGCGCGCGGCACTACCGCTGACATCGAGCTGACCCGCATCATCAAGGACAATGGCGTCGATGCCAATATCGTGCGCTACGAGGACGAGGCGACCACGAACACCGCGGTCGCGACCGGCCAGCAGAACATCCTCGCCGCCGCGCTTTCGACGGCGAACGAGGTGGCCGAGCAGAACCCGGCACTCAACCTGGAAGTCAAGCTCGACATGGCCGCCTATCCGATGGCCGTCGGCCTGCGCAAGGGCGACGACGAGTTGAAGGCCTGGGTCGACGAATGGGTTGCCAAAAACCTCGAAAACGGCAAGCTGAACGCGATCTACGAGAAGTATTTCCACCAGTCGCTGCCGAAGACCATTCCGGAAGAATAA
- a CDS encoding amino acid ABC transporter ATP-binding protein, with product MVRFHNLRKSYGQIEVLKGIDLEVAPGQVVALIGRSGSGKSTALRCVNGLERFQAGELQVCGHDLAAAKVDLRTLRQDVGIVFQSYNLFPHLTVEQNVTLAPRKVKGIAPAEARELAKEVLAQVGLSDKISSYPEELSGGQQQRVAIARSLAMHPRLMLFDEVTSALDPELTGEVLKAIERLASNGMTMMLVTHEMAFARSVADQVVFMHQGRVWEAGPGDMLLDPQTAELRQFVGNGL from the coding sequence ATGGTTCGTTTCCATAACCTGCGCAAGAGCTATGGCCAGATCGAGGTGCTGAAGGGCATCGATCTCGAAGTGGCGCCCGGCCAGGTCGTCGCGCTGATCGGACGCTCCGGCTCCGGCAAGAGCACGGCGCTGCGCTGCGTCAACGGACTAGAACGCTTCCAGGCCGGCGAGCTGCAGGTTTGCGGCCATGACCTCGCCGCGGCGAAGGTCGACCTGCGCACGCTGCGCCAGGACGTCGGCATCGTCTTCCAGAGCTACAACCTCTTCCCGCATCTGACGGTCGAGCAGAACGTCACGCTCGCCCCACGCAAGGTCAAGGGCATCGCCCCGGCCGAGGCGCGGGAGCTTGCCAAGGAGGTGCTGGCGCAGGTCGGCTTGTCCGACAAGATCTCGTCCTACCCCGAGGAGCTTTCCGGCGGCCAGCAACAACGCGTGGCCATCGCCCGCTCGCTCGCCATGCATCCGCGCCTGATGCTCTTCGATGAGGTCACCTCGGCACTCGACCCCGAACTGACCGGCGAGGTGCTGAAAGCCATCGAGCGCCTCGCCTCGAACGGCATGACGATGATGCTGGTGACACACGAGATGGCCTTCGCGCGCTCGGTCGCCGACCAGGTGGTCTTCATGCATCAGGGCCGTGTCTGGGAAGCCGGACCCGGTGACATGCTGCTCGATCCGCAAACGGCCGAACTTCGGCAGTTTGTCGGCAACGGGCTTTGA
- a CDS encoding amino acid ABC transporter permease codes for MLGLTIQQIAYIFQGAGWTIVLSLLGFVGGTILGLPLALARSAKARWLRIVSSGLVQFIQGVPLPVIMFVVYFGISIGGFEVPALAAAGLAMTLYSGAYLGEIWKGCIQAVPKTQWEAAECLALTKPQRFIYVILPQALRIAIPPTVGFLVQIVKNTSYAVVINFFDLTYSAKVINNSTFKPFTVFTIAALIYFAICFPMSVIARRFERKLHRN; via the coding sequence ATGCTGGGACTCACCATCCAACAGATCGCCTATATCTTCCAAGGCGCCGGCTGGACCATCGTCCTGTCGCTGCTCGGCTTCGTCGGCGGCACGATCCTCGGCCTGCCGCTGGCGCTCGCCCGCTCGGCCAAAGCCAGGTGGCTGCGCATCGTCTCCTCGGGCCTCGTCCAATTCATCCAGGGCGTGCCACTGCCGGTTATCATGTTCGTCGTCTATTTCGGCATCAGTATCGGTGGCTTCGAGGTGCCCGCGCTGGCGGCCGCCGGCCTTGCCATGACGCTCTATTCCGGCGCTTATCTCGGCGAGATCTGGAAGGGCTGCATCCAGGCCGTGCCGAAGACCCAGTGGGAGGCGGCCGAATGTCTGGCGCTGACCAAGCCGCAGCGCTTCATCTATGTCATCCTGCCACAGGCCTTGCGCATCGCTATCCCGCCGACGGTCGGCTTCCTGGTGCAGATCGTCAAGAACACGTCCTACGCGGTCGTCATCAACTTCTTCGACCTCACCTATTCGGCCAAGGTCATCAACAACTCGACCTTCAAGCCCTTCACCGTCTTCACCATCGCCGCGCTGATCTACTTCGCCATCTGCTTCCCGATGTCGGTCATCGCGCGCCGCTTCGAACGAAAGCTTCACCGCAATTGA
- a CDS encoding amino acid ABC transporter permease gives MYEFDFSFLNDYLPDLINGVWLTIGMTVASILPGFLLGTLVAVARLRGGPWAQRIATVYVEAIRNTPLIIQVFWLFFGLASLQVHVGPFAAAVIALVINVGAYTAEIMRAGFQTIPRGQLEAASCLSLSPFQSLVYVEVPQAVERVYPALVSQFVLMMLATSIMSQISAEELTGVAYMIQSFTFRGFEVYLVIAVFYLGLASLLRVVLMGIAEVSFPRRRRLRTPL, from the coding sequence ATGTATGAATTCGATTTCTCGTTCCTGAACGATTACCTGCCGGACCTCATCAATGGCGTCTGGCTGACCATCGGCATGACGGTCGCCTCGATCCTACCGGGCTTCCTTCTCGGCACCCTCGTCGCCGTCGCGCGCCTTCGCGGCGGGCCGTGGGCGCAGCGCATCGCCACGGTCTATGTCGAGGCCATCCGCAACACGCCGCTGATCATTCAGGTGTTCTGGCTATTCTTCGGCCTTGCCTCGCTGCAGGTCCATGTCGGCCCCTTCGCCGCAGCGGTGATCGCACTCGTCATCAATGTCGGGGCCTATACCGCCGAGATCATGCGCGCTGGCTTCCAGACCATTCCGCGCGGTCAGCTCGAGGCGGCATCCTGTCTTTCGCTGAGCCCGTTCCAGTCCCTCGTCTATGTCGAGGTGCCGCAGGCGGTGGAGCGGGTCTATCCCGCCCTCGTCAGCCAGTTCGTGCTGATGATGCTGGCCACTTCCATCATGTCGCAGATTTCCGCTGAGGAACTGACGGGCGTCGCCTACATGATTCAGTCCTTCACCTTCCGCGGGTTTGAGGTTTACCTCGTCATCGCCGTCTTCTATCTCGGCCTCGCCTCGCTGCTGCGCGTGGTCCTGATGGGCATCGCGGAAGTTTCCTTCCCCCGCCGCCGCCGGCTACGCACGCCCCTCTGA
- a CDS encoding altronate dehydratase family protein, protein MTTDTISPVIRLNPADNVGVARTAIPSGTAIAEGGEIVIAHTDIPSGHKVALRTIAPGEAVLKYGQIIGVSTGTIAPGDHVHLHNLAMQESHATHHFAEDARETPLLPEGERRGFEGYVRPDGQVGTRNFIGIVTSVNCSATVARAIADHFNRGGGLDGYDNVDGVVALTHGTGCAINMKTEGYLYLQRVLSGYARNPNFAGILFIGLGCETNQIDPIVQKFGLTEGPLLRTMTIQNLGGTRKTIEVASDIIREMLSEVNAAKRTTVPLTGLKVALQCGGSDGYSGISANPALGYAADLIVQHGGTAVLSETPEIYGAEHLLTRRAVSAEVAQKLMDRIGWWRHYTERNGAELNNNPSHGNKLGGLTTILEKSLGAVAKGGSMPLEAVYEYGEIIDRTGFVFMDTPGYDPVAVTGQVAGGCNVIVFTTGRGSVSGFKPAPCIKVATNTEMYEHMSDDMDINCGDIVNGTDSIEAAGRRIFEKILTVASGEHTLSEDFGFGDNEFVPWQIGAVT, encoded by the coding sequence ATGACGACGGATACGATCTCCCCGGTGATCAGGCTCAACCCGGCCGACAATGTGGGCGTGGCGCGTACGGCGATACCCAGCGGCACGGCGATTGCCGAGGGTGGGGAAATCGTCATCGCGCATACGGACATCCCAAGCGGCCACAAGGTCGCGCTACGCACCATCGCGCCGGGTGAAGCCGTCCTGAAATACGGCCAGATCATTGGCGTTTCGACCGGAACCATCGCGCCGGGCGACCATGTGCACCTGCACAACCTCGCTATGCAGGAAAGCCACGCGACCCATCATTTCGCCGAGGACGCCCGCGAAACGCCTCTTCTTCCTGAAGGCGAGCGTCGCGGCTTTGAAGGCTATGTGCGGCCCGATGGGCAGGTCGGTACACGCAATTTCATCGGCATTGTCACCTCTGTGAACTGTTCTGCCACGGTGGCGCGCGCCATTGCCGACCATTTCAATCGCGGCGGCGGGCTCGACGGCTACGATAACGTGGACGGGGTGGTCGCGCTGACGCACGGCACGGGCTGTGCCATCAACATGAAGACGGAGGGCTACCTCTATCTCCAGCGCGTGCTTTCCGGCTATGCGCGCAACCCCAATTTCGCCGGCATCCTCTTCATCGGCCTCGGCTGCGAAACGAACCAGATTGACCCGATCGTCCAGAAATTCGGGCTGACGGAAGGCCCGCTCCTTCGCACCATGACGATCCAGAACCTCGGCGGCACGCGCAAGACCATCGAGGTGGCGAGCGACATCATCCGCGAGATGTTATCGGAAGTGAACGCCGCCAAGCGCACGACCGTGCCGCTCACCGGCCTCAAGGTCGCGCTGCAGTGCGGCGGCTCAGATGGCTATTCCGGCATTTCTGCCAACCCGGCGCTCGGCTATGCGGCTGACCTCATCGTCCAGCACGGCGGCACTGCCGTCCTCAGTGAGACGCCGGAAATCTATGGCGCCGAACATCTTCTGACGCGCCGGGCCGTTAGCGCCGAAGTGGCGCAGAAGCTGATGGACCGCATCGGGTGGTGGCGCCACTATACCGAGCGTAACGGTGCCGAGCTCAACAACAATCCCTCTCATGGCAACAAGCTTGGCGGGCTGACAACCATTCTCGAGAAATCGCTGGGCGCGGTTGCCAAGGGCGGTTCGATGCCGCTGGAGGCGGTCTATGAATATGGCGAGATCATCGACCGCACCGGTTTCGTCTTCATGGATACGCCCGGCTACGACCCCGTCGCCGTAACGGGACAGGTGGCGGGCGGCTGCAACGTCATCGTCTTCACCACCGGCCGTGGCTCGGTCTCCGGCTTCAAGCCCGCCCCTTGCATCAAGGTCGCCACCAATACCGAGATGTACGAGCACATGAGTGACGACATGGACATCAACTGCGGTGACATCGTCAACGGAACGGATAGCATCGAGGCGGCCGGCCGACGTATCTTCGAGAAGATTCTGACTGTCGCTTCGGGCGAGCACACGCTAAGCGAGGATTTCGGATTCGGAGACAACGAGTTTGTGCCATGGCAGATCGGAGCCGTAACCTGA
- a CDS encoding GntR family transcriptional regulator, which yields MADRSRNLIASATEPAAPAGSTTYATIAAQIRKSIEASALSEGTVLLEGPLAAMFGSSRSPVKRALASLEEEGLVSRFDGRGLLVGKGEAPRRLKITPKMLMLDDEDGLNAKIFAWQPFYYEFEREIILRSVFGRARVNELALARHLDVGRTVAHDLLTHAREVGILQKDDGSRWWIVPLDEVRFENLYQLRILLEPVALTGAMEHIPPAKLDAVEVRLHRVQREFPAVPGADFDRLEADLHIDCISYSPNPEIVEALKRSRCILVAGKHIQLALENGNGVDPFMEEHLEIVQALRDKDGEALRSRLIRHLALSAEKAALRLQSFRSSQVMADLPYVFD from the coding sequence ATGGCAGATCGGAGCCGTAACCTGATAGCATCCGCGACCGAGCCCGCCGCTCCGGCGGGCTCGACCACCTATGCGACGATCGCGGCGCAGATCCGCAAAAGCATCGAGGCCAGCGCCCTGTCGGAAGGGACGGTGCTGTTGGAAGGGCCGCTTGCGGCAATGTTCGGTTCCAGCCGCTCGCCGGTCAAGCGTGCGCTCGCCTCGCTGGAAGAGGAGGGCCTCGTCAGTCGCTTCGACGGGCGCGGGCTCCTCGTCGGCAAGGGCGAGGCGCCGCGTAGGCTGAAGATTACTCCGAAGATGTTGATGCTTGACGACGAGGATGGTTTGAACGCCAAGATCTTCGCCTGGCAGCCCTTCTACTACGAATTCGAGCGCGAGATCATTCTGCGCTCGGTCTTCGGCAGGGCGCGCGTCAACGAACTGGCGCTGGCACGCCACCTCGATGTCGGCCGCACTGTCGCCCACGATCTTCTGACCCATGCCCGTGAGGTTGGCATCCTGCAGAAGGACGACGGGTCGCGCTGGTGGATCGTGCCGCTCGACGAGGTGCGTTTCGAGAATCTCTACCAGTTGCGAATCCTTCTCGAACCGGTCGCCCTCACAGGCGCGATGGAGCACATACCCCCTGCCAAGCTCGACGCGGTCGAAGTGCGGCTTCACCGTGTGCAGCGCGAATTTCCCGCCGTTCCCGGCGCCGACTTCGACCGACTGGAGGCCGATCTCCACATCGACTGCATCAGCTACAGCCCCAATCCCGAGATTGTCGAAGCCTTGAAGCGCAGCCGCTGTATCCTGGTGGCGGGCAAACATATCCAACTCGCACTCGAGAACGGCAACGGCGTCGATCCCTTCATGGAAGAGCATCTGGAGATCGTACAGGCCTTGCGTGACAAGGATGGGGAGGCCCTTCGCAGCCGCCTCATCCGCCATCTTGCGCTCTCGGCGGAAAAAGCCGCCCTCCGGCTTCAGTCCTTCCGCAGTTCCCAGGTCATGGCCGATTTGCCTTACGTCTTCGACTAG
- a CDS encoding sigma-54 dependent transcriptional regulator yields MPTEAARASRDTSADPEFGPWLAQASILVVDDEPGMRNFLMRTLGPRCKRLELAADTNEASQKLDRHHFDIVILDNIMPRKNGVEWLAEQRAIGFFADAILMTAYADLETAIQALRAGAVDFILKPFRSNQLLNAVARCLDRIRLQRENYVLRYELKAASDHMLLRDRLIGESAAIAGVRETIARVAPLPTSVLLTGQSGTGKEVAARSLHALSDRAGKPFVPVNCGAIPADMIESELFGHLKGAFTGADRGREGLFQHAQGGTLLLDEISEMPPATQAKLLRVLEDRRVRPVGSEREVPVDLRFVFATNAELEKEVQAGRFRADLFFRINVMHIHLPPLKERDGDAVELAALFMKKLSAQLAMPVVPIDNAARRALASYAWPGNVRELRNLVERALILGRFPESFGSGAAAAGEGGSLADVERRHILAVLAACNGQREEAARQLGVSRKTIDRKLAAWDG; encoded by the coding sequence GTGCCGACTGAAGCCGCGCGTGCATCGCGCGACACGTCCGCCGATCCGGAATTCGGCCCCTGGCTGGCGCAAGCCTCCATTCTCGTCGTCGATGACGAACCGGGGATGCGCAACTTCCTCATGCGCACGCTCGGTCCGCGCTGCAAGCGGCTGGAGCTGGCGGCCGATACGAACGAGGCTTCGCAGAAGCTTGATCGGCATCATTTCGACATCGTCATCCTCGACAACATCATGCCCAGGAAGAACGGGGTAGAATGGCTTGCCGAGCAGCGGGCGATCGGCTTCTTCGCCGATGCCATCCTGATGACCGCCTATGCCGATCTCGAAACCGCGATCCAGGCGCTGCGTGCCGGAGCCGTCGATTTCATCCTCAAGCCCTTTCGGTCGAACCAACTGCTCAATGCGGTTGCCCGCTGTCTTGATCGGATTCGGCTGCAGCGCGAGAACTACGTGCTGCGCTACGAACTGAAGGCGGCGTCCGACCACATGCTGCTGCGCGACCGGCTGATCGGCGAATCCGCCGCGATCGCCGGGGTGCGCGAAACGATTGCCCGCGTTGCACCGCTGCCGACCTCCGTGCTGCTGACAGGCCAGTCCGGCACGGGCAAGGAAGTGGCGGCTCGTTCGCTGCACGCATTGTCCGATCGGGCGGGCAAACCCTTCGTTCCGGTCAATTGCGGCGCGATCCCCGCGGATATGATCGAAAGCGAGCTGTTCGGTCACCTGAAGGGCGCCTTCACTGGTGCCGACCGAGGACGGGAGGGCCTATTTCAGCATGCGCAGGGCGGTACGCTGCTCCTCGACGAGATCAGCGAGATGCCGCCCGCCACGCAAGCCAAGCTGCTGCGCGTGCTGGAGGATCGCAGGGTGCGGCCGGTCGGTTCCGAACGTGAGGTTCCGGTCGATCTGCGCTTCGTCTTCGCCACCAATGCGGAACTGGAAAAGGAGGTGCAGGCTGGTCGTTTTCGCGCCGATCTCTTCTTCCGCATTAACGTTATGCATATTCATCTGCCGCCTTTGAAGGAACGGGATGGCGACGCGGTGGAACTTGCGGCCCTCTTCATGAAGAAGCTTTCCGCGCAGCTCGCCATGCCGGTAGTGCCAATCGACAATGCGGCGCGGCGGGCGCTTGCATCCTATGCCTGGCCAGGCAATGTGCGCGAACTGCGCAACCTCGTCGAGCGGGCCTTAATCCTCGGCCGCTTTCCCGAAAGCTTCGGATCTGGAGCTGCTGCCGCTGGCGAGGGCGGGTCGCTGGCGGACGTGGAGCGCCGGCACATCCTTGCGGTTCTCGCTGCCTGTAACGGCCAGCGCGAAGAGGCGGCGCGCCAGCTTGGCGTCTCCCGCAAGACCATCGACCGGAAGCTGGCTGCCTGGGATGGCTGA